One Synechococcus sp. JA-2-3B'a(2-13) genomic window carries:
- a CDS encoding branched-chain amino acid ABC transporter permease — protein sequence MLSYGIFFLILVGIYGVLVLGLNIQWGYAGMFNIGVGAFFAVGAYASAIVTTPPSAEHLGGFNLPFWVGFAIAVAVAGAIAFLIGLITLKLRSDYLAIATIGIAEIISQILRNEGWLTNGVRGITRIPRPFRGWIPGQDTLLYLGLVLVILAVVYWAAERAYRSPWGRVLRAIREDEPATLAAGKDVLQFRLQAFVLGSMLMGLAGALYAHFVNFISPEAFQPEFATFIVWVMLIAGGSGNNRGALLGALVIWGVWSGSEWLTNRLPPQWATRAGPLRILLIGILLQVILLTRSQGLLPERPPKPVLGTSPSPKQNPAG from the coding sequence ATGTTGAGCTACGGCATTTTCTTTTTGATTTTGGTGGGGATCTACGGCGTGCTGGTGCTGGGCCTCAATATCCAGTGGGGCTACGCCGGCATGTTCAACATCGGGGTGGGGGCTTTTTTTGCCGTGGGAGCCTATGCCAGCGCCATTGTCACCACACCCCCAAGCGCCGAGCATTTGGGCGGCTTCAATCTGCCCTTTTGGGTGGGTTTTGCCATAGCTGTGGCCGTCGCCGGGGCGATTGCCTTTTTGATCGGCTTGATTACCCTGAAGCTGCGTTCCGACTACTTGGCCATCGCCACCATCGGCATTGCTGAGATCATCAGCCAAATCCTGAGAAATGAGGGCTGGCTGACCAATGGCGTACGGGGAATTACCCGCATTCCGCGACCCTTTCGCGGCTGGATCCCAGGTCAGGATACCCTTCTCTACTTGGGCTTGGTGCTGGTCATTTTGGCGGTGGTCTATTGGGCTGCGGAGCGGGCCTATCGCTCCCCCTGGGGGCGGGTGCTGCGGGCCATTCGCGAGGATGAACCGGCAACCCTGGCTGCCGGCAAAGATGTGCTCCAGTTTCGCCTGCAAGCGTTTGTGCTGGGATCCATGCTCATGGGGTTGGCGGGGGCCCTCTACGCCCATTTTGTCAATTTCATCAGCCCAGAAGCCTTTCAACCGGAGTTTGCCACCTTCATCGTTTGGGTAATGCTGATCGCGGGGGGCAGTGGCAACAATCGCGGCGCCTTGCTGGGAGCGCTGGTAATTTGGGGGGTGTGGTCGGGCAGCGAGTGGCTCACCAACCGTTTGCCGCCCCAGTGGGCCACCCGGGCTGGCCCTTTGCGCATTTTGTTGATCGGGATCCTGCTCCAGGTGATTCTTCTGACGCGCTCTCAAGGATTGTTGCCTGAACGTCCGCCCAAGCCCGTCTTGGGCACTTCTCCTTCGCCTAAGCAGAACCCCGCAGGATAG
- a CDS encoding branched-chain amino acid ABC transporter permease, with protein MTQLLQLFIYGLVLGSIYALGAIGVSLTFGILRFANFAHGDLMTLGAYFGLTFVGLGWPIGVSLLPAALATVLCAVGIDQLIYRRLRREAPVILLISSFGTALILRSLVQIIWGPNNQVYRSGIQLPWRLGELRIKPDWAVILAGTALLVVALHLFLQRTRVGKAMRAMADNFELAKITGIDTERIVLWTWAIGAALACAAGVFLGMDTRLHPTMGWRLLLPIFAAAILGGIGRPYGAIAGGVVIGLAEEFSTLVINPAYKTGVAFAILVLLLIFRPTGLLGSPGGGDV; from the coding sequence GTGACCCAACTGTTGCAACTTTTCATTTACGGCCTCGTCTTGGGCAGCATCTACGCCCTGGGAGCAATTGGGGTGTCGCTGACCTTTGGCATTTTGCGCTTTGCCAACTTTGCCCACGGGGATCTGATGACCCTGGGGGCCTACTTCGGCCTGACATTTGTTGGGTTGGGTTGGCCAATTGGGGTCAGCCTGCTCCCGGCAGCCTTGGCCACGGTACTTTGTGCAGTTGGGATCGACCAGCTCATCTATCGCCGCCTGCGCCGGGAGGCACCAGTGATCTTGCTCATTTCTTCTTTTGGCACCGCCCTGATTCTGCGCAGCCTGGTGCAGATCATCTGGGGGCCCAACAATCAGGTGTACCGCAGCGGGATCCAGTTGCCGTGGCGGCTTGGGGAGCTGCGCATTAAGCCCGATTGGGCGGTAATCCTGGCGGGAACAGCCCTGTTGGTGGTGGCCCTGCATCTCTTCTTACAACGCACGCGGGTGGGCAAAGCGATGCGGGCCATGGCCGACAATTTTGAGCTGGCCAAGATTACCGGCATTGATACGGAGCGAATCGTTCTCTGGACTTGGGCCATTGGCGCAGCCTTGGCCTGTGCAGCAGGTGTGTTCCTGGGTATGGATACCCGGCTGCACCCCACCATGGGCTGGCGGCTATTGCTGCCCATTTTTGCAGCGGCCATTCTCGGCGGCATCGGTCGCCCTTACGGGGCTATTGCCGGAGGAGTGGTGATCGGCCTGGCGGAAGAATTCTCGACCTTGGTGATCAACCCGGCCTATAAAACCGGGGTGGCCTTCGCCATTTTGGTACTGCTGCTGATCTTCCGACCCACGGGATTACTGGGATCCCCGGGTGGGGGGGATGTCTGA
- a CDS encoding IS5-like element ISSoc13 family transposase (programmed frameshift): MKLVFLDENKWQKILAFLQTEERVNIGKEANCKQFIEAVLWIARSGAPWRYLPEGYGKWYTIYQRFHRWSRFGVWERMFKYFIDDPDLEHLIIDSTMVRAHSCAAGKKGEQALGRSRGGYSTKIHVSVDGLGNPLELRITGGEKSDITQGEELIEGWQRKDTKVIGDKGYDADKLIEKIGEAQAVIPPKRNRKTQRHYDKHLYKERHLIECFFHKLKQYRHLFSRFDKLARNFLSFLYLVSALFWLK, encoded by the exons ATGAAGTTGGTTTTTTTAGATGAAAACAAATGGCAGAAGATATTGGCTTTTTTACAGACAGAAGAGAGAGTTAACATTGGGAAAGAAGCAAACTGCAAACAGTTTATTGAAGCAGTTCTTTGGATAGCCCGTTCCGGTGCTCCTTGGCGCTACCTCCCAGAAGGATATGGCAAATGGTACACCATCTATCAAAGATTCCACCGGTGGAGTCGTTTTGGAGTGTGGGAACGGATGTTCAAGTATTTTATTGACGACCCTGATTTAGAGCATCTCATTATTGATTCAACCATGGTTCGAGCGCACTCCTGTGCTGCCGGAA AAAAAGGGGAGCAAGCTTTGGGGAGAAGCCGAGGGGGATACAGCACCAAGATTCATGTGAGTGTAGATGGGTTGGGAAATCCGCTGGAATTGAGAATAACTGGCGGAGAAAAGAGCGATATTACTCAAGGGGAAGAATTGATAGAGGGCTGGCAGAGAAAGGATACCAAAGTAATTGGGGATAAAGGATATGATGCGGATAAGTTGATTGAGAAGATAGGGGAAGCTCAAGCGGTTATTCCGCCTAAAAGGAATAGAAAGACGCAGCGGCATTATGACAAGCATCTGTATAAAGAGAGGCATTTAATCGAATGCTTTTTTCATAAGTTAAAGCAGTACCGGCATCTATTTTCTCGTTTTGACAAATTGGCCAGGAACTTCTTGAGTTTTCTCTATCTCGTCAGTGCTCTCTTTTGGCTCAAATGA
- the lptC gene encoding LPS export ABC transporter periplasmic protein LptC: MQSRSLSVLRFLAVLALLSAGCGGPEWDPDAPSEPISTPQLIYEDITLTQARPDGGILWRLQARLAEYESPPENGAAPVQLGSAHLQAVEGEFFDEDNRAIRTRAEQGSAYPGERRLELRGQVEVESERDNLRLEAQRVEWLPEQRLLQAEGQVKVELLEGQGSLQGERLLVDFGQAQMQLENWDPTQPVRAEYRDPDLELAASRFLWQFGVGEVQAVGSVEVYAPLQALRLRGEQLRAPLPLTELRILGNGQAKAEQTGQELQAQEIRWRIGSTQLQAQGNVRYRQPGQALTVRGNQGILDWQANTARIQGNSQTQLTLP, translated from the coding sequence ATGCAGTCCAGGTCTTTGTCTGTCCTCCGTTTCCTGGCCGTTTTGGCCCTGCTGAGCGCGGGCTGTGGCGGGCCGGAGTGGGATCCCGATGCGCCTTCCGAGCCCATCTCCACCCCCCAGTTGATCTACGAAGACATCACCCTCACCCAAGCCAGGCCCGACGGCGGCATTCTTTGGCGCTTACAGGCTCGCCTGGCCGAATATGAGTCCCCCCCAGAAAATGGTGCCGCTCCTGTGCAGTTGGGATCCGCCCATTTGCAGGCCGTTGAGGGAGAATTTTTCGACGAAGACAACCGCGCCATCCGCACCCGCGCCGAGCAAGGCTCTGCGTACCCCGGCGAACGACGGCTGGAATTGAGGGGTCAAGTCGAGGTGGAATCGGAGCGAGACAACCTGCGTCTGGAGGCCCAGCGGGTGGAATGGCTGCCGGAACAGCGCCTCCTCCAAGCTGAGGGCCAGGTGAAAGTGGAGCTGTTGGAGGGCCAGGGATCCCTGCAGGGGGAGCGGCTGCTCGTCGACTTTGGCCAAGCCCAGATGCAGCTGGAGAACTGGGATCCCACTCAGCCGGTGCGGGCAGAGTACCGGGATCCGGATCTGGAGCTGGCTGCCAGCCGTTTTCTGTGGCAATTTGGCGTCGGGGAAGTGCAGGCAGTAGGGTCTGTAGAGGTTTACGCTCCCTTACAAGCTTTGCGCCTCAGGGGCGAGCAGTTGCGGGCTCCCCTGCCTCTAACCGAGTTGCGCATATTGGGCAACGGGCAAGCCAAAGCCGAGCAAACCGGTCAAGAGCTGCAGGCCCAGGAGATCCGCTGGCGCATCGGCTCCACCCAGCTGCAGGCCCAGGGCAACGTGCGCTACCGCCAGCCCGGCCAGGCTTTGACTGTCAGAGGCAACCAAGGGATCCTGGATTGGCAGGCCAACACTGCTCGGATCCAAGGCAACAGCCAAACCCAGCTCACTTTGCCCTAA
- a CDS encoding sulfatase, producing the protein MSFEDSVRVAQTGHSPARAGAAAVERPNILLIVLDTQRADRLSCYWSEAERARQLPTSPNLDRLAAESTLFERAIAPAQWTIPSHASLFTGEYPSTHQTVQADLELSPALPTLAELLQLSGYTTVGFCNNPLVGILKNGLRRGFETFYNYGGALPTRPPEGTPLPAPLNRWLAAYTQFWRRLSYPVQNAFARSDALFQLALHPWFASLWTRLLNFKGNTAASIADLNRYLQQMARRRSDPGARPFFCFVNLMEPHLPYWPPEPFVQKYAPYFKSNREARDFLRQYNAQPYRWMAPLPQPLSPLQAQVLRDIYDAEVAYQDHLLGSVFDTLRHTGLEQNTLVAIVADHGEGLGEHDFVGHAFVVYEELIRVPLILRYPGHFPAGKRIATPVSTRRLFHTLLEAAGFSPNLSPNGAPCVSLKLRREVARLSLARTLAGEDPEQGTVLSEAFPPHLLIRAMESRNDSLLRARACYDIRRALYEGMTKLIQTGDRPSLYNLEQDPAELRDLLWVGDGDPVSSLPDADPQRCHDGSAGEAGWGSLSPQAWLARLQHGLRAWVSWAESRRPSTAPRKVNVESDADLVRQMQELGYLE; encoded by the coding sequence GTGAGCTTTGAGGACTCCGTCCGAGTGGCGCAAACAGGACATTCCCCCGCAAGGGCCGGCGCTGCTGCCGTAGAACGCCCCAACATCCTGCTGATCGTGCTGGATACCCAGCGGGCGGATCGTCTCTCCTGCTATTGGTCAGAAGCGGAGCGTGCCCGCCAACTGCCCACCAGCCCCAACCTGGATCGGCTGGCCGCCGAATCCACCCTCTTCGAGCGGGCCATTGCCCCCGCCCAATGGACCATCCCCTCCCACGCTTCCCTGTTTACGGGGGAATACCCCAGCACCCACCAGACCGTCCAAGCAGATCTGGAGCTGAGCCCCGCCTTGCCCACCCTGGCAGAGCTGTTGCAGCTGAGCGGCTATACCACTGTGGGCTTTTGCAACAACCCTCTGGTGGGGATCCTGAAAAACGGCTTGCGGCGCGGCTTTGAAACCTTTTACAACTACGGTGGCGCTCTGCCCACCCGCCCCCCCGAAGGCACCCCCTTGCCCGCCCCCTTGAACCGCTGGCTGGCCGCCTACACCCAATTTTGGCGGCGGCTCTCCTATCCGGTGCAAAACGCCTTTGCCCGCTCCGACGCCCTCTTCCAGCTGGCGCTGCACCCCTGGTTTGCCTCCCTCTGGACCCGCCTGCTCAACTTCAAAGGCAACACCGCCGCCTCGATTGCCGACCTCAACCGCTACCTGCAGCAGATGGCCCGCCGCCGGTCGGATCCCGGAGCACGGCCCTTCTTTTGCTTTGTCAACCTGATGGAGCCCCATCTGCCCTACTGGCCGCCGGAGCCCTTTGTGCAGAAATACGCCCCCTATTTCAAAAGCAACCGCGAGGCCCGCGACTTTTTGCGCCAATACAACGCCCAGCCCTACCGCTGGATGGCGCCCCTGCCGCAGCCCCTTTCTCCACTGCAAGCGCAGGTGCTGCGGGATATCTACGATGCTGAGGTGGCCTACCAAGATCACCTACTGGGATCCGTCTTCGACACCCTGCGCCACACCGGCCTGGAGCAGAACACGCTGGTGGCCATCGTCGCCGATCACGGCGAAGGCCTGGGAGAACACGACTTCGTCGGCCACGCCTTTGTGGTCTACGAAGAGCTGATCCGCGTGCCCCTCATCCTGCGCTATCCCGGCCACTTCCCGGCAGGAAAGCGCATTGCCACCCCCGTTTCCACCCGCCGCCTCTTCCATACCCTCCTGGAAGCTGCCGGCTTTAGCCCCAACCTTTCCCCCAACGGTGCCCCCTGTGTCAGCCTCAAGCTCCGCCGCGAGGTCGCCCGCCTCAGCTTGGCCCGCACCTTGGCAGGGGAAGATCCCGAGCAGGGAACAGTGCTCAGCGAAGCCTTCCCGCCCCACCTCCTCATTCGGGCTATGGAAAGCCGTAACGACAGCCTGCTGCGGGCGCGTGCCTGTTACGACATCCGCCGTGCCCTCTATGAGGGGATGACCAAGCTCATCCAAACGGGGGATCGTCCCAGCCTCTACAACTTGGAGCAGGATCCGGCGGAGCTGCGGGATCTGCTCTGGGTCGGCGACGGGGATCCCGTGTCCTCTCTCCCTGATGCTGATCCGCAACGCTGTCACGACGGGTCGGCGGGGGAAGCCGGCTGGGGATCACTTTCCCCCCAGGCTTGGCTGGCTCGCCTACAGCATGGGCTGAGAGCCTGGGTGAGCTGGGCAGAGTCCCGGCGGCCTAGCACGGCTCCTCGCAAGGTGAATGTGGAAAGCGATGCCGACTTGGTGCGGCAGATGCAAGAGCTGGGCTACTTGGAGTAG
- a CDS encoding DUF3531 family protein, with the protein MQVEFRECDPGNLWIWFEFAEPPVEAELKYLNEVLESWYVLGKLGGFNAERLVAQEAEADLSYLEYPNESDPLPSLMHNMGSLEEKDNWARCWFDLGTADAMALDVLINALRTLSLEYIGLSRVIIGGQNEDWPTADPEEMDDMDDYDLNGYVRDHREEEGGLE; encoded by the coding sequence ATGCAAGTGGAGTTTCGCGAGTGCGATCCGGGAAATCTGTGGATCTGGTTTGAGTTTGCCGAGCCGCCGGTCGAAGCTGAGCTGAAGTACCTCAACGAGGTGCTGGAGTCATGGTACGTGCTGGGCAAACTGGGGGGATTTAACGCCGAGCGCCTGGTGGCCCAAGAGGCAGAGGCGGATCTGAGCTATCTGGAGTATCCCAACGAATCGGATCCCTTGCCTTCCCTGATGCACAACATGGGATCCCTGGAAGAGAAGGACAACTGGGCCCGCTGCTGGTTTGATCTGGGCACCGCCGATGCGATGGCGCTGGATGTGTTGATCAACGCCCTGCGCACCCTCAGCCTGGAATACATCGGCCTCAGCCGCGTGATTATCGGCGGGCAAAATGAGGATTGGCCAACGGCGGATCCGGAGGAGATGGATGACATGGATGACTACGATCTAAACGGCTATGTGCGGGATCACAGGGAGGAGGAAGGAGGGCTGGAATAG
- the fabG gene encoding 3-oxoacyl-[acyl-carrier-protein] reductase: MSELLPLPSLQDRVAVVTGASRGIGRAIALHLGAIGAKVAINYARSAAEAESLVEEIAALGGEGIPVAADVSCPEAVESLFAQVMERWGRVDVLVNNAGMARDTLLLRMKPEDWQAVLDLNLTGVFLCLKAAAKIMVKQRQGRIINITSVVGLVGNAGQANYSAAKAGVVGLTKTAARELASRNITVNAVAPGFITTQMTEKLDPGPILAQIPLGRLGSPAEVAGLVRFLAADPAAAYITGQVFAIDGGMVMS, translated from the coding sequence ATGTCTGAGCTTCTCCCTTTGCCTTCCCTCCAAGACCGGGTGGCTGTGGTCACCGGAGCCAGCCGGGGCATTGGCCGGGCGATTGCCCTGCACCTGGGGGCCATTGGAGCAAAAGTGGCGATCAACTACGCCCGCTCCGCTGCCGAAGCCGAGTCTCTGGTGGAAGAGATCGCAGCCCTGGGGGGAGAAGGGATCCCTGTGGCCGCCGATGTGTCTTGCCCAGAGGCGGTGGAGAGCCTGTTTGCCCAGGTGATGGAGCGGTGGGGTCGGGTGGATGTGCTGGTGAACAATGCCGGCATGGCCCGCGACACCCTGCTGCTGCGCATGAAGCCAGAAGATTGGCAGGCGGTGCTGGATCTCAACCTGACGGGGGTCTTTCTCTGCCTGAAGGCAGCCGCCAAGATCATGGTGAAGCAGCGCCAGGGGCGCATCATCAACATCACCTCGGTGGTGGGCTTGGTGGGCAATGCCGGCCAGGCCAACTACAGCGCCGCCAAAGCAGGGGTGGTGGGCCTCACCAAGACAGCAGCTCGCGAGCTGGCCAGCCGCAACATCACCGTCAACGCCGTGGCACCGGGGTTCATCACCACCCAAATGACCGAAAAACTGGACCCCGGCCCGATTTTGGCGCAGATCCCCCTGGGGCGACTGGGATCCCCGGCAGAAGTGGCGGGGCTGGTGCGTTTTTTGGCGGCAGATCCGGCGGCGGCCTACATCACGGGACAGGTTTTTGCCATCGATGGTGGCATGGTGATGAGCTAG
- a CDS encoding gamma-glutamyltransferase family protein → MPAPTFLRQALDRYPFASRRRVVMGRQGSVATSQPLAAMAGMEMFWAGGNAVDAAVAMAVALTVVEPTSNGIGGDAFALVWEGGEEGQLYGLNASGRSPAALTPERYRDHGRIPPYDWLAVTVPGAVSAWQTLHRRWGKLPFERLFVPALRLAQEGFPVSPRVAQLWQAAESIYLPLPDPRHEAFKAVFFPQGRAPRAGERWSSPLHAQTLEEIARSGGESFYRGELAEKLLAFSEATGGFLSPADLAEHRADWVEPIHTDYRGYTVWEIPPNGQGIAALMALNLLEGFELGRISYDAGERYHLQIEAMKLAFADVSRQVADPEYVRVSPAQMLDKAYAQRRRQLIGREAIPLAQPGLPEGGTVYLAAADGELMVSLIQSNFDGFGSGLLVPGTGIALHNRGTGFTLEPGHPNQVGPRKRPYHTIIPAFLSKEGIPLGPFGVMGGAMQPQGHVQVVVNLVDYGLNPQAALDAPRWRVLWDQGIPQVALESTVPPQVVRELSARGHAVQVVDAEEDCGLFGRGQILLRDGDHFIAASEPRADGLALAW, encoded by the coding sequence ATGCCAGCACCCACTTTTTTGCGGCAGGCCCTGGATCGCTATCCGTTTGCTTCGCGGCGACGGGTGGTGATGGGCAGACAGGGATCCGTGGCCACCAGCCAACCTTTGGCGGCAATGGCGGGCATGGAGATGTTCTGGGCGGGCGGCAATGCTGTGGATGCAGCCGTGGCAATGGCGGTGGCTTTGACGGTGGTGGAGCCAACCTCCAATGGCATTGGCGGCGATGCCTTTGCTCTGGTGTGGGAGGGGGGGGAGGAGGGTCAGCTGTACGGGTTGAATGCTTCCGGTCGCAGCCCAGCCGCCCTGACGCCGGAGCGGTACCGGGACCATGGGCGGATCCCCCCCTACGATTGGTTAGCGGTGACGGTGCCGGGGGCAGTTTCCGCTTGGCAGACCTTGCACCGGCGCTGGGGAAAGCTGCCGTTCGAGCGTCTGTTTGTGCCTGCCCTTCGTCTGGCGCAAGAGGGATTTCCGGTCTCTCCCCGGGTGGCCCAACTGTGGCAGGCGGCGGAGTCCATCTATTTGCCCCTGCCGGATCCGCGCCACGAGGCCTTCAAGGCCGTTTTCTTTCCCCAAGGGCGTGCCCCACGGGCTGGAGAGCGCTGGAGCAGCCCCCTGCATGCTCAAACCCTAGAAGAGATTGCCCGTAGCGGTGGGGAGAGTTTTTACCGGGGGGAGCTGGCGGAGAAGTTGCTGGCTTTCTCGGAGGCCACGGGCGGCTTCCTGTCCCCCGCCGACTTGGCTGAGCACCGGGCCGATTGGGTGGAACCCATCCATACGGATTACCGCGGCTACACCGTCTGGGAGATCCCCCCCAACGGGCAGGGCATTGCCGCTTTGATGGCGCTCAACCTTTTGGAGGGTTTTGAGCTGGGTCGGATCTCCTACGATGCCGGCGAGCGCTATCACCTGCAGATTGAGGCAATGAAGCTGGCCTTTGCCGATGTGAGCCGACAGGTGGCGGATCCGGAGTATGTGCGGGTCAGTCCTGCCCAGATGCTGGATAAGGCTTATGCACAGCGGCGGCGGCAGTTGATCGGGAGGGAGGCGATCCCCCTGGCCCAGCCAGGGCTGCCGGAGGGGGGAACGGTTTACCTGGCTGCAGCTGATGGTGAGTTGATGGTGTCTTTGATTCAGTCGAATTTCGATGGCTTCGGCAGTGGTCTGCTGGTTCCGGGCACGGGCATTGCTCTCCACAACCGCGGCACGGGTTTCACCCTGGAGCCCGGCCATCCCAACCAGGTGGGCCCCCGCAAGCGCCCCTACCACACGATTATCCCCGCCTTTCTATCTAAAGAAGGGATCCCCCTCGGCCCTTTTGGTGTCATGGGGGGGGCAATGCAGCCCCAAGGCCATGTGCAGGTGGTGGTGAATTTGGTGGATTACGGCCTGAACCCCCAGGCGGCTCTGGATGCGCCCCGCTGGCGAGTGCTGTGGGATCAGGGGATCCCGCAGGTGGCGCTGGAGAGCACGGTGCCGCCCCAGGTGGTGCGCGAACTCTCCGCCCGCGGCCATGCAGTGCAGGTGGTGGACGCAGAAGAGGATTGCGGTCTTTTTGGCCGGGGACAGATCCTCTTGCGGGATGGGGATCACTTCATTGCGGCTTCCGAACCCCGTGCCGATGGCCTAGCCCTGGCGTGGTAG
- a CDS encoding HAD family hydrolase: MQSKVLCLQQGKADVTAGLLFDMDGVIVDSEPIHARAGAIALQRCHLSLDLAPISLQFKGRTDRDMFEYLVQHQTDTPPAERPLLVQRLIEEKAKAFGELLAEVPLVPGVLEFLAASRQRFSALAVTTSAIRRDQAQIFQRFDLHRWFDAVITAEDIQRAKPDPEPYLKTAAAVGLDPALCWVIEDSTHGIRAAKGAGCFAVGLTTAFTAEELRHAGADVVVDSFAELATLLFARASRSDNLPV; encoded by the coding sequence ATGCAATCCAAAGTGCTGTGCCTACAACAGGGGAAGGCTGACGTGACTGCCGGCTTGCTCTTCGATATGGACGGGGTGATTGTGGATTCGGAACCAATCCATGCCCGCGCCGGGGCCATTGCCCTGCAACGCTGCCACCTATCCCTGGATTTGGCCCCCATCTCCCTGCAGTTCAAGGGGCGCACCGACCGCGACATGTTCGAGTACCTTGTCCAACACCAGACGGACACCCCACCTGCAGAACGGCCCCTGCTGGTGCAGCGCTTGATCGAGGAAAAGGCCAAGGCTTTTGGCGAGCTGCTGGCAGAGGTACCCCTGGTGCCGGGGGTGCTGGAGTTTTTGGCGGCCAGCCGCCAGCGCTTTTCTGCCCTGGCCGTCACCACTTCGGCCATCCGCCGGGATCAAGCGCAGATTTTCCAGCGCTTCGACCTGCACCGCTGGTTTGACGCGGTGATTACCGCCGAAGACATTCAGCGGGCCAAGCCCGACCCAGAGCCTTACCTGAAAACGGCTGCCGCTGTGGGGTTGGATCCGGCGTTGTGTTGGGTGATTGAAGATTCTACCCATGGGATCCGCGCCGCTAAGGGGGCTGGCTGTTTTGCGGTGGGCCTCACCACGGCTTTCACCGCCGAGGAACTGCGCCACGCCGGGGCAGATGTGGTGGTGGACAGCTTTGCGGAGTTGGCCACACTCCTGTTCGCGAGAGCGTCGCGTAGCGATAACCTGCCTGTGTAG
- a CDS encoding YqiA/YcfP family alpha/beta fold hydrolase, translating into MLAIYLHGFGSGPQSAKATFFRQRLQQVGIPVQVPDLNQDNFAQLTLTRQIQQVSSQLAEMNYPPVTLIGSSLGGLVAAWVAEQQPCVQRLVLLAPAFGFLGHWLPRLGAEAVETWRRTGQLMVFHYGEGRPLPLEYGFVADAQRYPDGGLRRPVPTLIVHGIQDDTIPIQASRDYVARRPWAQLVAVESDHALTDVLDPIWQITSRFCGWGMETGQ; encoded by the coding sequence GTGTTGGCGATTTACCTGCATGGATTCGGCTCTGGGCCGCAGTCGGCCAAGGCAACTTTCTTTCGGCAGCGGCTGCAGCAGGTGGGGATCCCTGTTCAGGTGCCCGATCTGAACCAGGACAATTTTGCCCAGCTCACCTTGACCCGCCAGATCCAGCAGGTTTCCAGCCAGCTTGCCGAGATGAACTACCCCCCTGTCACCCTCATCGGCTCTAGCCTGGGGGGGCTGGTGGCTGCCTGGGTTGCCGAACAACAACCCTGTGTGCAGCGCTTGGTGCTCTTGGCGCCGGCTTTTGGCTTTTTAGGCCATTGGCTGCCGCGGCTGGGGGCAGAGGCGGTGGAGACTTGGCGGCGAACCGGACAACTCATGGTGTTTCACTACGGAGAAGGCCGCCCTCTCCCTTTGGAGTACGGCTTTGTCGCCGATGCCCAGCGCTACCCGGATGGGGGGTTACGACGGCCTGTGCCCACCCTAATTGTGCACGGGATCCAAGACGACACCATCCCCATTCAAGCCAGTCGAGACTATGTGGCCCGTCGCCCCTGGGCCCAACTGGTGGCGGTGGAGAGCGACCACGCCCTGACCGATGTGTTGGATCCCATTTGGCAGATCACCAGCCGCTTCTGCGGGTGGGGGATGGAGACGGGGCAGTAG
- the secG gene encoding preprotein translocase subunit SecG, translating into MEAFFEFLWSASAILLVILVLLHSPKGDGLAGIGGQAQLFSSSKSAEQNLNRITWTVATLFLSISVVLGAGWLSAATGP; encoded by the coding sequence ATGGAAGCGTTTTTCGAGTTTCTCTGGTCGGCTTCGGCCATCTTGCTGGTGATCTTGGTGCTGCTGCACAGCCCTAAGGGGGATGGGTTGGCGGGCATTGGCGGGCAGGCCCAGCTGTTCTCCAGCTCCAAGAGTGCTGAGCAAAACCTCAACCGCATCACCTGGACGGTAGCGACCCTTTTCCTCTCCATCAGCGTGGTGTTGGGGGCGGGCTGGCTCTCGGCAGCCACAGGGCCATAG
- a CDS encoding DUF4278 domain-containing protein codes for MKLSFRGNTFDYVPAHTQLSDEELQAQYRGQTFCVHHTSKKAMPHPHQPLTYRGVSY; via the coding sequence ATGAAACTCTCTTTCCGTGGCAACACCTTTGACTACGTTCCCGCGCATACTCAGCTCAGCGATGAGGAGTTGCAAGCTCAGTATCGCGGTCAAACCTTCTGTGTGCACCACACCAGCAAGAAAGCGATGCCTCACCCTCATCAGCCCCTGACCTACCGGGGTGTAAGCTACTGA